Part of the Tenacibaculum sp. SZ-18 genome, TCTTTTAATCCTTTCATATACAACGTCAAATTGAGGGCGCAAATATAATAAAATGTTTTGTAATACGGAATAAATAAATATTATTTTGATCGTAATCTATTACTCTCTAACTCAATGTATTCATTTCTGTTTCTGAAAATCTTTAAAGAAGTAAATAAAGCTTCTTCGAAGGAAGTAGTATTTGCTTTATTTTTTCCAGCTATTTCAAATCCCGTACCATGGTCTGGAGATGTTCTTATTTTACTGAGTCCGGCTGTAAAATTAACCCCATTTCCGAAAGACAATGCTTTAAAAGGAGCTAAACCTTGGTCGTGATACATTGCTAATACCCCGTCAAATTGCTTATATGTTTTGGATCCAAAGAATCCATCAGCAGCATAAGGTCCGAAAACTAATTTTCCTGTTTCCTTAATTTTTTGAATTGTTGGTCTAATTATCTCATCATCTTCTTTTCCTATAACTCCTTTGTCTCCGCAATGTGGATTTAATCCTAAAACTGCAATTTTAGGTTTGCTAATATTGAAATCTTGTTTTAATGCGTGTTCCATAATGTTAACTTTTTCTGTTATTAACTCCGGAGTGATAGTTTCAGCAATATTAGCAACAGGAATATGACCTGTTATTAAACCGATACGTAAATCTTCAGTCATTAATATCATTAAACTTTTACCTTCTAGATTATCTTCTAGATATTCTGTGTGTCCGGGAAAGTCAAATTCTTTTGATTGAATATTATCTTTATTAATAGGAGCAGTTAATAGTAGATCAATAGCATTGTTTTGCAAGGCATCCATTGCACTGGTTAATGATTTTAAGGCAAATTTCCCTCCGTCAGGAGTAGTTTTACCTAAATCAATTTTAAATTCCTCCTTACTAATATTAATCAAGTTCAATTTTCCATGAACTATTTTATCTAAAGAGTGGATACCATGAACACTACTATTTAAGTTCAATGCTTTTTTATGGAAAGAGACTACTTTATTCGAACCAAATAAAACTGGCGTACAAAAATCAAACATTCTTTTGTCTTGAAATGTTTTTAAAACAATTTCGATACCAATTCCATTTGCGTCCCCTAATGAAATTCCTACAATAATTTTATCAGTTTTTTCCATATAGACTTTTGATGTCGTATTTTTGATGTAAACAAAAGTAATTAAATTAATACAATGTTTACAGGAATCATAGAAACTATTGGTGTAGTTTCAAATATAGAAAAGGATTTAGAGAATATTCATTTTACAATTAATAGTACTATTACAAATGAACTGAAAATAGACCAAAGTGTTGCCCATAATGGAGTATGTTTAACTGTTGTAAAAATTAGTGGTGACGAATATGTGGTTACTGCCATCAAAGAAACAATGGATAAGTCCAATATGGGAGATATTGCGGTTGGAGAAGAGGTTAATTTAGAGAGAGCGATGAAATTGGGCGATCGACTGGATGGCCATATAGTTCAAGGTCACGTTGATGAAACTGGCGTTTGCAAAGGAATTCAAGATCAAGATGGAAGCACTCTTTTTACTTTTGAATATCATTCTAAGAACAATAATGTTACTATTGAAAAAGGATCAATTACAGTTAACGGAGTGAGTTTAACTGTTGTAAATTCAAAGGAAAATGAATTTAGTGTTGCAATTATTCCTTACACATTAGAGCATACTGTTTTCAAAAACTTTAAAGTTGGAACTAAGGTAAATTTAGAATTTGATGTTATTGGAAAATATGTAGCCAGATTACAAAGTTTTAAAGAATAAATTTCGATTTATTTCTAAGACATATCACAGTTGTCCAAGTCGTGGATAACTGTTTTTTTATATATCATTATCATCTAATTGTAAACATACGTGCGTTCGAATTAATAAAAACGGTAGTCAATGGTTAGAGTTTAAAGGCCATGGGCTAAACATTTGATGACAGTATTGGTGAGGCAGCTGGCGTCTTCTTTTATTTTATAACTTGTTTAACCATTTAAAAAGTTTTACCAAACTCTTAAATTACATATTTCAAAGTTGACGTATTGTATAATACATCCTGACAATTTGAGGATGTATTTATCTATTCTCGATGAATTATTATTTTAAAACATTTTTAAGCTGATAAAAGAAGCGTTCTATTAATCTTAAATCTTCCGTTACAATATCAGCTGTTCCAGTCATTTCTTGTTTGAATTCAATGTTTTTGTCGTAGGTTGTTTTAAGTTCCTTTTGTAAAGCAACATCTACTAAATAGTTGCCTTCTTGGTCAGCAATAGGGGAAATGTATTTTACAGTTCCATTTAACTTTCCAAATTCATCAGCAGGATAATTGAGTAATTTTATTTGAACTTTTTGTCCAGTTTTAATCTTACCAGAGTTCGCTACTGGAGCTTTTATTTTTCCAATGAAGTTTTCATTAGTTTCTGGTATAATTGTAAATATCAAATCACCAGTATTTACATTCTGATTCTTATTCCAAAATGATAGGAAAGACACTTTTCCATCTATAGAAGAAGTTAAAGCGTAAAGCTTTTCCCAATCTTTGATTGCTTTTTTTAAGTAGAAGAAGGATTGAAGAGCTTTCTTTCTTAAACGAATATCATTTTGAGTTTTTTTGATAGATGTTCCTTCTAAATTTTTGTTAGAGTTATTGATTAATTCTCGTAATTGAGAAATTGTTGTTTCATTATTTTGGTTATTTCTTTTTGATTGTAAAAAAGCAACTTCGCGTTGTTCTTTTTCTTTAGCGGAAATTACACCTTGTTCAAACATTTTCCTACTCCTCTCAAGGTCTGATTTTTTAATTTCTAATTCTTTTTCGCTCAAATTTCTTTGCGATAGTGCAATTTGTAATCTTCTTTTAACTTCAATTACCGACATTTTATTTGCAAACGATTCAGATTTAAATGGAGTAAGTTTTTTATTTAAAATATATTCTGAATAATCATTTTCAAATTGTGAAAAACTAGATATAATATCTCCTAAAATTAATGGAGGTAAATCGTCAATTGGAAATGAGAAATCTTTGTCGTAGTTCTGAATAGTGTCTACAATACTTTTAAGTAATAAAACGTCTTTATAGGAGGCCGTATTTTCAATTACTGCTAATACATCGTTTGCCTTTACATCTGCTCCTTCGGTAGTTAAAAACACTTCAAATTGACCTGTAGATTTAGCAAATAATTTTTCAGGTGGAGTAGAAGTAGTGACCATAACCTGTGATGTTATTACATCAGGATATTTTATAAACCATGAAATAAATAACAGCATTAGAATCAATACAAAAACTAATGTGTTTCCATATCGAATCATCCAATTAGGTACTTTAGTTAATATTTCTTGTACCTCTTCACTTCTAATTTCTATATCTTGAATATCTTGCGGCATTATGCTAAAAAGTATAAAAGAGAGAGATATAGTTACCTCTCTCTTAAAAAGTAATGTAAAAAATTAATATTAGTTTTTGAAACTCCTTTAAAAGAATTATCAATCAAGTCTTTTGTAGTTGTTACCAATAAGTGACTAGTATTTTTTATTGAACTACAATTTGAGATATGATAGTTGTTAATTCGTGTTATATTCATTTCAAATGCTAAAATTAGTATTCATTAAATCGAAGGATTATCCTAATCCACCAAATGTTGGGTCATCACATTCACATCTTCCAGTGCTGTAATTACATACAGCATCTAATTCACATGTGTCACTTGTTGGGGAACATGGAATTTGAGATTGAACAAATTGATTGCATTCTCCATCTGAAATACCAACACTTCTTAACCCACCATGTATTAACTTTTGATTTGTTCTGTTCAAGACAGTTCCTATTTTTAAAATTGATTTTTTCATAATTAGAATGTGTTTCGATTATTACATATACCACTTGTACAAGTGTAATAGGGATCATTTCCTAAAAATGGATATTGACTGATCCAAAATCCTTGTGTTCTGGTACAACAAAATTGGTAAAGAGATGGTATAAATCCTCCTTTAAGTGTTTTTTGTTGTTCCTTATTTAAAATAGTCCCTATTTTTAAAATTGATTTTTTCATTTTAATAATGCTTTAAGAAAGTTATTACACTTTCCGTATTAAACTTTAACTATTAAACAGGTCCACCAGAATCACCTCCACCTCCTGGAGGATTATTATTTCCGCCACCAGATCCACCGGTGTTACAACTGCAATTCAAAGGCTTCCAATATAGTTGCTGTATATATGGGTCAGCACACCATTCAAAACAAGGTCCTCTAAATACTCGACCACCTTTTATACTTCTTTGGTCGGCTTTATTTAAAGCCTTACCAATATTTAAGATTGATTTTTTCATAGTGTTAAAATTAAAAGCATGCGCAATTTTGTGAAGTTCCATAACCATTAGCTCCAGGATGCCAAATACCACCCGTTTCTCCACACTCGGCTGGTGTACAACATCTAGGGTCGCCATAATTCACTAGGCAACGAAATTTTACGGGTCTAAAACCTCCAATAATTTGCTTTTGGTCAGCCTTATTTAAGCTGTTTCCTAAGTTTAAGATTGATTTTTTCATCATCTTTTAGATTTAAATTAATTAAATCCCTGAACATTTAGAGACACTCAAGGGATGTGTCTATCTTCGCGAAAGAATATTTTTAACTACCTAGTTCCAATTGGTTTTTAACCAGGTCGTAATAGTTTCCTTTTAATTTAATAAGTTCTTGGTGATTTCCTTTTTCTATAATTTTTCCTTTATCTAAAACAACTATTTGATGAGCATTTTTCACTGTACTCAATCTATGTGCAATTACCACAGCAGTTTTATCTGCAAAAAAAGTATTTAGTTTTTCCATGATTACTTTTTCGTTATTGGCGTCAAGTGCAGAGGTGGCCTCATCAAAGAATAAGAATTTCGGATTCTTATAAACAGATCGAGCAATTAACATACGTTGTTTTTGTCCAGTACTTAATCCACTTCCTTCACTCCCAATCTTTGTGTTAAACCCTAAAGGAAGCCCATCAATATAATCTGAAATATTTGCTACGTCAATCGCATGAGCTAGCTTCTCCTTATCTACAAAATCTTCACCAACAGCAATGTTTTTAGCAATGGTATCGTTAAAGATATATCCCTCTTGCATTACTACTCCGCAATTTCTTCTCCATTCTTTTTGTGATAAACTTTTAAAGTTGAAGTTTCCGACTGTTATTTCTCCTTCATCTACTTGATAAAAACCAAGTAATAATTTCATGATAGTAGTTTTACCACTCCCACTTACACCTACAATTGCTGTGGTTTTATTTGCAGGAATTTCTAAGGTTAAATTTTTGATAACAGGATCAAGTCCTCCAGTATATCTAAATGAAATATTATTTAATTCAATTGGGTGGTTTGTTGGTATGTTGGTTACTCTTTCATCATTTGGGCTTTCTTCGTCTTCCATGTTATGTATTTCACCTAAACGATCTAAAGATATTTGAGCATCTTGTAAATCTCTCAGAAAATTGATAAGTTGGGTTATTGGTCCGTTTAACTGACCTACTATATAACTAATCGCCATCATCATACCGAGTGTAATATCTCCATCAATTACAAGTTTTGCAGAAAGAATTGTAATGAACATGTTTTTAAGTTCATTTATTAAGTTTGAACCAACGCTTTGAGTTTGTTCAAGAGCTAAACTTTTAGTAGCAACTTTAAACAAACGAGCTTGAACATATTCCCAATTCCAACGCATTCTTCTTTCAGCATTGTGAAGTTTAATTTCTTGCATCCCGTTTATAAGTTCAATAACTTTACTTTGTTCTTGACTTACTTCTGAGAATCTCTTGTAATCAAGTTCCTTTCTTTTCTTGAAGAAAAACAACACCCACGAGAAATAAAGAACACTTCCTAAAACAAAAACACCAAAAATCTGAAAACTATAAAAACTTAAAACAAGACTAAAAATAATTAAATTGACAAAAGAGAATAATACTGTAAGTGAGGAAGTTGTAAGTATTCTTTCTATTCTTTTATGATCGTTAATTCTTTGTAACAAATCCCCCGTCATTCTCACATCGAAATAAGAAATAGGTAATTTCATTAATTTGATAAAAAAATCAGAAATTAAAGAAATATTGATTCTTGTGCTTAAATGTAGTAAAATCCAACTTCTTATAATTTCTAGTGATGCTTTTCCGAGGAATAAAAAGAGCTGAGCAAATAAGATGAGGTATACAAAATTCAAATCTTGATTTTCAATACCAACATCAACTACACTTTGTGTTAAAAATGGTAATATTAGTTGTAATACACTTCCAGCTAGAAGACCAATAATTAATTGAACTATAAACTTCTTGTATTTGAAGACGTATTTAAATATAAATGAGAAGCCAAACTTTTCATCTTCTTCAAACTCTTCTGAATAAAATTTTGGAGTCGGTTCAATTAATAATGCAATTCCTTCTTCAGTTGATTCATCTGCATTATTCCCAATCCAATTTTTAATAAATTCCTTTTTGGTAAAAGTTATTAAACCATGAGCAGGGTCTGAAACGTATACAGTATCTTTTTTAATTTTATAAACAACAACATAATGATTTTTATTCCAATGAACAATACACGGCAAGGGAGCTTCGATAAATTTTTCAAAAGCCAATTTAATACCTAAAGACTTAAAACCAATTGATTCAACTGCTTCACTTAAGCCTAACAAACTACTTCCTTCTCTTGTGGTTTCACTTAAATTCCTTAATTGCTGAGTGTTTATGGTTTTTCCATAATGTTTCGCAATTATTTTTATACAAGTAGGACCACAATCCTTAGCTTCTGTTTGTTTGTAATGTGGAAATTTTCTCAAATTATTAGAGTAGGTTTTTATTAATTAATTCTTTTAATTCCTTGGCATCTGGTCCTGGAGCATTTTCATCAATTATCTCACCGTTACGATCCAGTAATAGATATCGTGGAATTGAGTGTATTTTTAAACTTTTCAGAAATTTAGAAGATTTAAAATTTTGAATTAAAAAACTGTTTCTATTTGTGTTTATTTCTTCTTCAATTGAAGCTTGCTGCCAATCTTTTTCATATTCATCAATAGATAAATAGGCGAAAGCTACATTTTTGTCTGCATAATGTTCTTTTAGTTTTTTTAGGTCACCCATTTTGTGTCTGCAAGGTAAACACCAACTTGCCCATAAATCAATATAAACTACTTTCCCTAAGTTATTTTTTAAATACTTATCAAGCGTTGTCTGCTTGCTATTATGATTCACAAGCAAAACTCCTTCAGGATGCATATCTGTATTTCTTTGTAGTTGTGATTTGTAGTTTTGTATTTGAGGAGTCAAAAAACTATTAGGATATTGTTTTTCAAATTTGTTGATAGTAGCCAAAACAGATCCTTTATTATCTTTTTGCACCATCATTTGGTTGATACAAACAAGTTTTAAATATGCTTGAATTTCGGGTTTAAATGTTGTGTAATTTGAGGAAAGATCAAATGCTTTTCCATAGTTTACTTTTAGCTTAAACTTTTCCTTAATTTTTTCGTTTTTTAAAATTACTCTTTTAATAAAAATATTAGTTTTTTCATAGAGATTAATGTCATCTAATTTTAGGTTCGAGAAGTAATCTGTGATTATACTTTCAAGTTTTTCATTTTTAGAGCACGAGTAGAGCAGTCCTAGTTCTTTAACTAAGTTAAGATCTAGTTCTTCAGAGTATTGGTTGTTACAATTATTTTTTGTTGTAGTTTTAGATAAAGAAGCTTTATTTTCATTTGTCTCTTTGATTAAAAGATCAATAAATGTAAATAATTCGTCTTCTTTACTTTTAAAATTACTGTAATTAATATTTAGAGGATAAATAACAGCCTTCTTTTCGTATTTTGTTGAATGAGGTTTAAAAGGTCTTGATGAATCAATCTCATAAAAGCTCTTTCTTAATGTTTTTAATTCTAAACTACTATAGATTTTTGGTGGTTTACAGTTTGAATTAATCGATAAATTATTATCATTTATATTAATTTTAATTACATCATCAGGCTTTAAAATAGTTTCTTTTTTGATGTGGTTTTTTGTAGTAACCCCAATTTTTTCTTTTCTGTTAATTAATAACGAAATTGTATCATTTGCCTTTTTTGAAAGTATTCTGTCTAAATTTTGATTTGCGTTATAGTAATTCTTTGTTCGAGATATACTTATTGGATTTCCTTTTGATTCATTAACTATAATGATTTTAGCAAATCCTTTGCTACTGGTTTCTATCTTGATAGGAACAGTATCAATTTTAGCTACAACTTCTTTTTTTTCATTCTTACACGAAAGAAAAACACATACAATTATTATTATAAAAACTCTCATTTGGTTGATTAAATTAAATAAAGCCTGTTTTTATAAAAACAGGCTTTTATAAATTTAAAATGCGCAACTAGCACAACAGTATCCAGAAGCATAGCTTCCATCACTATATTCGGTTCCATTCCACTCAGAAGAAGCTTGATCATAAGAAACGTAGTCTGACCAGTATCCTCCTCCGTCTGGAGTGTTTACATATAATCTGCATTTATCAAAGTCAGCTTGAGATAAAGATGGTTGT contains:
- the pdxA gene encoding 4-hydroxythreonine-4-phosphate dehydrogenase PdxA, with the protein product MEKTDKIIVGISLGDANGIGIEIVLKTFQDKRMFDFCTPVLFGSNKVVSFHKKALNLNSSVHGIHSLDKIVHGKLNLINISKEEFKIDLGKTTPDGGKFALKSLTSAMDALQNNAIDLLLTAPINKDNIQSKEFDFPGHTEYLEDNLEGKSLMILMTEDLRIGLITGHIPVANIAETITPELITEKVNIMEHALKQDFNISKPKIAVLGLNPHCGDKGVIGKEDDEIIRPTIQKIKETGKLVFGPYAADGFFGSKTYKQFDGVLAMYHDQGLAPFKALSFGNGVNFTAGLSKIRTSPDHGTGFEIAGKNKANTTSFEEALFTSLKIFRNRNEYIELESNRLRSK
- a CDS encoding riboflavin synthase, producing MFTGIIETIGVVSNIEKDLENIHFTINSTITNELKIDQSVAHNGVCLTVVKISGDEYVVTAIKETMDKSNMGDIAVGEEVNLERAMKLGDRLDGHIVQGHVDETGVCKGIQDQDGSTLFTFEYHSKNNNVTIEKGSITVNGVSLTVVNSKENEFSVAIIPYTLEHTVFKNFKVGTKVNLEFDVIGKYVARLQSFKE
- a CDS encoding HlyD family secretion protein: MPQDIQDIEIRSEEVQEILTKVPNWMIRYGNTLVFVLILMLLFISWFIKYPDVITSQVMVTTSTPPEKLFAKSTGQFEVFLTTEGADVKANDVLAVIENTASYKDVLLLKSIVDTIQNYDKDFSFPIDDLPPLILGDIISSFSQFENDYSEYILNKKLTPFKSESFANKMSVIEVKRRLQIALSQRNLSEKELEIKKSDLERSRKMFEQGVISAKEKEQREVAFLQSKRNNQNNETTISQLRELINNSNKNLEGTSIKKTQNDIRLRKKALQSFFYLKKAIKDWEKLYALTSSIDGKVSFLSFWNKNQNVNTGDLIFTIIPETNENFIGKIKAPVANSGKIKTGQKVQIKLLNYPADEFGKLNGTVKYISPIADQEGNYLVDVALQKELKTTYDKNIEFKQEMTGTADIVTEDLRLIERFFYQLKNVLK
- a CDS encoding peptidase domain-containing ABC transporter, whose protein sequence is MRKFPHYKQTEAKDCGPTCIKIIAKHYGKTINTQQLRNLSETTREGSSLLGLSEAVESIGFKSLGIKLAFEKFIEAPLPCIVHWNKNHYVVVYKIKKDTVYVSDPAHGLITFTKKEFIKNWIGNNADESTEEGIALLIEPTPKFYSEEFEEDEKFGFSFIFKYVFKYKKFIVQLIIGLLAGSVLQLILPFLTQSVVDVGIENQDLNFVYLILFAQLFLFLGKASLEIIRSWILLHLSTRINISLISDFFIKLMKLPISYFDVRMTGDLLQRINDHKRIERILTTSSLTVLFSFVNLIIFSLVLSFYSFQIFGVFVLGSVLYFSWVLFFFKKRKELDYKRFSEVSQEQSKVIELINGMQEIKLHNAERRMRWNWEYVQARLFKVATKSLALEQTQSVGSNLINELKNMFITILSAKLVIDGDITLGMMMAISYIVGQLNGPITQLINFLRDLQDAQISLDRLGEIHNMEDEESPNDERVTNIPTNHPIELNNISFRYTGGLDPVIKNLTLEIPANKTTAIVGVSGSGKTTIMKLLLGFYQVDEGEITVGNFNFKSLSQKEWRRNCGVVMQEGYIFNDTIAKNIAVGEDFVDKEKLAHAIDVANISDYIDGLPLGFNTKIGSEGSGLSTGQKQRMLIARSVYKNPKFLFFDEATSALDANNEKVIMEKLNTFFADKTAVVIAHRLSTVKNAHQIVVLDKGKIIEKGNHQELIKLKGNYYDLVKNQLELGS
- a CDS encoding TlpA family protein disulfide reductase, coding for MRVFIIIIVCVFLSCKNEKKEVVAKIDTVPIKIETSSKGFAKIIIVNESKGNPISISRTKNYYNANQNLDRILSKKANDTISLLINRKEKIGVTTKNHIKKETILKPDDVIKININDNNLSINSNCKPPKIYSSLELKTLRKSFYEIDSSRPFKPHSTKYEKKAVIYPLNINYSNFKSKEDELFTFIDLLIKETNENKASLSKTTTKNNCNNQYSEELDLNLVKELGLLYSCSKNEKLESIITDYFSNLKLDDINLYEKTNIFIKRVILKNEKIKEKFKLKVNYGKAFDLSSNYTTFKPEIQAYLKLVCINQMMVQKDNKGSVLATINKFEKQYPNSFLTPQIQNYKSQLQRNTDMHPEGVLLVNHNSKQTTLDKYLKNNLGKVVYIDLWASWCLPCRHKMGDLKKLKEHYADKNVAFAYLSIDEYEKDWQQASIEEEINTNRNSFLIQNFKSSKFLKSLKIHSIPRYLLLDRNGEIIDENAPGPDAKELKELINKNLL